The DNA window TTGCGGAACGTACTTTTGTTTGAAGAAAATCAATAATTTCACGATATTCGGGAGTTTTTTCATCCAGCTCACGGATCTGCAACTTTACTTTTATAGCGGATAATATTTCTTGTTGAGCTATGAAATCATTTATGACGCTATCGAGAATGTTTTGTTTTTTTACGTGTCCAATAAATTCGTTCTCTAATTTTATTGTATGAAGTATCCCATCCTGTGACGGAGATTTTTCACAATATTTTTTAAACTCTTCTTCTCTTTGCGGTGCAAATTCATGAACGAGATCGAACGCTTGATTGTACCATTTTAGGTAACTTTGGATCAAAATTCGATGTTGATCCCTTAAACTCGCAGCTAAAGGTAGCCACTGATTTATTGCCGGTTGAGAACTGAAGGCGTGTTTATTCCGAATCATCCCATCTAGTGTTGGTATTTCGTCAGGACCAAATGATATTTGAATTCTTTTTGGAGGATTATTTTCTACACTTGCGTGGTTAATAAGCGTTTGAATATCAGTTTCGATCTTTTTTGCATCGACTTCAAGGCAATCGATCTGTCTGATTATTTTATCAACAGACATGCAATAATATACTTCAATTCAAGTTAATAACGTGATGCTCCTGTTTTTTTCTGTTTTCCAAAATTTCGCATAAATCTTCTGATGAATTGCCGCAATACGTTGGGCGCCCGTTACGCTCGCTATGGTGGGGACCCGGAACCGGATTCAGTACCAGACCCGCGGTGCTTCTCCGGTACCGAGGGCACTGAGGAACGTTAGCGTTGTGGAGGGGCCGGGCCGCTCATTCGCTGAGGGGGTACCCACCTCGCACTAAGTGGGGGCGGGGCCGGGCTTGGTACTGATTGGGCGGACCTGGACCAGAGGAGATGAAGGCCGTCGTCAAGTGCCGGTACTGAGGCTATGAGGATACTGGTCTTGGACTGGGCGAAACCTAGACAAAAAATCTTCGATAGAGAAAGATATCAGAGGATGTCAACAGAGCCGATTTTAGGAGAATTAGTATTTTTTTAAATAAGACACAGTGAAACCCCCTACAGACACCCGCCGGCAGCCGGCAACCCAGACGGGATGCCGGGAATCCTGATTGCTCGCAGCCAGTTCCATAAATAACCAAGTCAGACTGAGTCAGCAGGGTAATGAGGCCGGCAACCAGAAGACGACGATCACCCCTTACAGACTTTCGCCTTCGTTGGAGAATACGGGAAGGTATTCAGCACTACGGGGTACCAGTGGAGTTTTTTGTACTGCCGTGCCTGTTTTGCGAGAGGCATCATCAGGCATTTTCCATCAAGCATATACACGGCAGGCTTTCCTGCCAGGAGAGTCCTGGTTGGATGAAAATACAGGCGGTTTGAGTTCACAAGGTTAACGAAGAGACCCCCCCCTCTCCTGTGAAACCCGTCCACAGAATGATAGTTTCCAGACCTGGCAGCGAAATACACTGCATCCCGCCGAAGTACTGGGGGAACTCCCGTTCCAATTGAACAAACGATACATGCATTTTTTCCGCTACATATTCTACAATCTCATCTCCATTCATGCTTGAAACCTCGGTTTGATTGATTTCCACCTTCAGAAAAAGGGGAGTCGTGGCTGCTCGCAGTCTGCTCCGTGAATACCTGAGTCAGTCCGGGCCGGCCGGCTGCTTCGCGGATGGTTTCCACCCGCAGATTGATACCCATTGTTGCAGGTCCCGTATATTTCATACGGAGATCGTCAAGGAAGACCTGCACCGCGTCGACACCGGCAGCGGTGAGCGGGATGTACCGCTCGGGGGATCGTGCTTTCAATTTCCCAGACCGGATCCAGACCGACCGGTCCGATTCGTTGAAACATTCCGGGCATGACTTCAGACGCTTGATCTCTTCGTACCGGCAGCCGGTGAGCATGAGCACCCGGACGAGCCGGACCAGGCTGTCCTTCTGCAATCTGATCGACCAGGCGCTCGTACTCGCGAGGTGTCAGGATCCGGACTCCGTGAAGCTGATGCATATCAGTAAGTGAGCGCTGAAGATATTGAAACGATACAGTTTTGGTGTGAAACCATATAGTGAAGAACGAGAAAGGGGAATGAATCAGGCTGATCCTAGATACAGTTGTTGCTACCATGTGGCATTATGATACAGATTCGTTATACCGAGTAGTCCCAGATGAGATCTTCAATACTGGGATCATTTGTATCCTTGTCGGAGGAGAGCATCCCTACTGCTCTTGGCCTTGGCGGAATTTCCTAGATCATAGTAGATTGAGCGGTTGAATGCCCAGAGCGCGTTACTGTAATCCTTATTAGCGACGTAGACGGTCCCAAGATTGTACAAGGTTTCGGAATTTTCTGTGTCTAACTGGTACGCCCGGGAGAAGCATATAG is part of the Methanosphaerula palustris E1-9c genome and encodes:
- a CDS encoding PD-(D/E)XK nuclease domain-containing protein, which translates into the protein MSVDKIIRQIDCLEVDAKKIETDIQTLINHASVENNPPKRIQISFGPDEIPTLDGMIRNKHAFSSQPAINQWLPLAASLRDQHRILIQSYLKWYNQAFDLVHEFAPQREEEFKKYCEKSPSQDGILHTIKLENEFIGHVKKQNILDSVINDFIAQQEILSAIKVKLQIRELDEKTPEYREIIDFLQTKVRSAILEEPKKEKDIQDVVEQLLIGRGLTKGHDYDREVGRFKASAKEYIPDFIFPRLGLALEIKLYKTSSRRSDLIDEISADIHAYSQSYAMLAFLIYDLGNIRDEAEFKQGLDNQKNVFLLIVKH
- a CDS encoding tetratricopeptide repeat protein, which codes for MQTSLVLVCLLMSGILITGCIAMSEADQWNQKGVAYYEKGNIQQASICFSRAYQLDTENSETLYNLGTVYVANKDYSNALWAFNRSIYYDLGNSAKAKSSRDALLRQGYK